The following is a genomic window from Alkaliphilus sp. B6464.
AACAAAAGCGTATAGAATTAAGTTCAAAACAGATATAGATTATAGCAAAGTGAACAATGGTAACTATGAAAAAGACGGCAATTCATTTACTAATAAAGTAATTTTGAAAGATGGAAGTGCCGAAATCGATTCTAGCGAAAAGAAAGTTTATGTAGCAAGAAAACCTATATTAAGAAAAGAAGGTAAATCTGCCGAAAAGTATGATGACAAAACTATTACGTGGACCATACATGTAAATGAGGCTAGGCATCCAATAAATAAGGCACAAATTACCGATTTAATTCCAGAAGGATTAAAGTTGAACAAAGATAATATAAAAATATTTAAAAATAACACAGAAGTAAATGAGGGATATACTATAACTACTAACCCCGAGAAGCCTACTGGAAAAGAAGATACAACTCTAACAATAAATTTGGGGGATATAGACAAAGACTATTATAAAATAGAATACGTTACGGAAATAACTGATTTTACTGAAGGGAAAACATTTGAAAATAGGGTTTATTTAACGGGATATGGTGTTGGAAACGGTGGTACAATACCCCCAGCTCCAGTTAAGCCTAAAGATAATTCGTATAAGAAAGAATTTGTTAGCACTGACTATGAAGCAAAAACCATTAGCTGGAGAATTACTATAGACCCAATTAAAGATCCTATAGCAAACCTTAAAATTATAGATACTTTCCCTAATAAAGGTTTAGTATTGTTAGAAGATACATTAAAAGTAGAACCAGGATTTGAGAGGGATACTGATTATACCATTAAACCGCGTACCGAGGATGGTGTAACTGGATATCAAAAAGGATTTGAAATTGAATTTAAAGAAAATGCTTTACCCCTAAATAAAAAAATCACTATTACCTATAAAACTTCTTTTGATCCAGAAAAAGGGATAGAAGAAAATACTGCGAATGGATTATATGAAAACAAAGCTCAATTTATAGGAACAACTAAAAGTGGTAAAGATATAGAAAAAGATTCTAAGGATTCAACAACTGTAAATACAGAATCTTGGTTTAGTGGTAAAAAAGAAGGTAAAAGAATACATGAAGGTGAAGAAGGACGAACTAATGGGTGGATCAGTGGCAAGGAGAGAAAACTTCAGTGGGAAGTATATATAAACTATCTGAAACAAAGCCTTGGTAGTAGTGTTACTGTAACTGATACTTGGGAATATGAAGGACTCCTTGATGAAGATAGTATTGAAGTTAGACAGTATAAAGTAAACCCAAATGGAACAACAGATATTCTTAATGACTCTTTAGTAAAGGGAGAAGACTATACAGTTTCTTCTAACGAGGATAAAAAAGGCTTTACACTAACCTTTAATAAAGAAGTTAAAGAAAGATATGTAATAATATATACAACCAGTGTAGATGGTAAATCGAAAAATGAATATATGAATAGAGCTGAAGTTAAAATTGGAGAACAATCATCAACATATGCAGGTACAGTAGCTTATTCCGAGTATAACGAGTTCCTATCAAAGGAAGCTATAAATGTAAATGGGACGAAGGTTTATACAGATGACGAGCTTAACTGGGAGATTATTATAAACAGAAGCTTGTCAGAAATTGAAAATGCTAAGGTAGTAGACACTATAAGCCCAGGTCTTGTATATGTGGTAGATAGTCTTAAGGTATATAAAATTGTTGGTGAAGAAGAGGTTATTCTAACAAATAGGTATACTTTAGAAACAGAAAATAATGATTTAAATGAAACTATTTTAACGATAGAATTTCAAGATAAAATTGATTCTAAGTATGTAATAAGATATAGTACAGTAGTTTCAGCAGAAACTGGAGAGGTTAATAATAAGGTTTCCTTTAGTGGTTCTGAAGAAATAGAAGAAATAGTAGAAACCACAAAGCTGAGTGCAAGGCAATTTTCTTGGGTAGGTGGAGAGATAGATCCTAACAAAGGTAATATTAAGCTAATAAAAATTGATGGAGATTCACCTAATGAAAGAATAAAAGACGCTGAGTTCCAATTATACTATTATTTAAATGGCGAAAATAAACTAGTTGGTGAACCTATTAAGACCGATGACGATGGAGTGATTTTATTCCAAAATCTATCCTTTAGAACTTACTTCTTGGAAGAAGTTAATCCACCAGAAGGATATCAGGCATTAGAGATACCAATAGAAATTAAGCTTTATAAGGAAGAAGTAAGTGAGGATTATGATAATAAAACAAGGACAAAAACTTTAGAAGTTAAAAACTACAAGCTTGGTTCACTAGCTATCAAAAAAGTAGATTCTAAAGATGAAACTAAGGTTTTAGCTGGAGCAGAGTTTAAACTTAAGAATACTGAAACTAACAATGAGTATATTCTAATAACAGATGATAATGGATTAGCAAAGCAAGAAAATTTACCACAAGGCACATATACTTTAAGAGAAACAAAACCACCAAAGGGATATAGATTAGACTCTAAGACTCACACTATAGTTATTAGTGGAAGTGATGAAGAAGACAAGGAACTTCATATTGATCTATCTATATCAAATATAAAAACACCACCACAGCCAGTTTTAGGTGGGTTAAGTATTAAAAAGATAGATAGTAAGGATAGCACAGTAGCATTATCAGGAGCAGAGTTTGAGGTTAAAGACTCTAAAGGAGAAGTAGTAGCTGTACTAACAACCGATAAAAACGGAGTAGATACGGTTACAGGCTTACCATTAGGGAAATATACACTGGTTGAAACAAAAGCTCCAAGAGGATATGATTTAGATAAAACTATTCATGAATTAACAATAAGTAGTTCTATTACTGTTAATTTGGTTTTGAAAAATATTAAAGTACCAACTACACCTGGCGGAGAAGATCCAGATGAGCCAGACAAACCAGATAAACCAAATAAGCCAAATAAACCAAATGAGCCAGATAAACCAACAGAACCAGTAGAACCACAGGAGTATGTTGAGCCAGAAGAACCAGAGACTCCTGTAGTTGAAGAAACTATACCAGAGGAAGTTCCTGTAGATGACGGGGTTGAGGTACCAGATGATGGTATACCACTTGGAACTATAACAGATTTTGAAACTGAGAAATTACCCCAAACAGGTGAAGGAAGTCCTCTTATGACGTATTCAGTTGGGCTGTTACTAATTATTTTAGGTTGGGTAACAATAAGAAAGAAAGCTGCCCAATAAAAGGCATAAGTAACAGGGTTTAACAATAAATATACTTAAAGTATTTAGACAATAAGTTCTCCAACTAAAGAAGATGGGGGACTTATTGTTCCATTTTTAGACGACATGATATTAATAGTGTATAAATTTATTGGAGGACATAATGAAAAATAGATTATCTATAAAAAATGTACTAGCAATAACATTAATTGTTATTGGTAGTGGCATTATTTTGTACCCAAATTTGCGTAATTTTTATTATGATATAAAACAACAAGAGATTAAGAATAATTATATTGAAAGTATGAGTGCAATTCATGCTATAGATGATGATACGAACCAAGATATGGATAACATTAAAGATAATATAATTGAAGAAGATGAAAGCCTTGAAGATCAGATGGTACACCAATCGGAGAATAAAAAGATGTTAGAATTAGATAAACAATGGCCTGTTGAGGCTACCTTAATAATTGAAAAAATTGATCTATTAATGCCAATATTAAAAGGTGCAACAAAGGAGCATTTAAATGTTTCTATATCCAGTATTAATAACACCGGAAAGCCTTGGGAAGGAAATAATTATGCAATAGCAGGACATAGAAGTAGAAAATATGGGCGTCATTTTAATAGATTAAATGAATTGGAAATCGACGATGAAATTTCAGTGATGGATACAAAAAATAATGAGTTTATTTATAGGGTTTTTAGCAAAGAAATAGTAGACGAGAATGAAATTTCAGTATTGGAAAACTGTAATAAAAGTGAACTAACATTGATTACTTGTGATCCCATTAATGTAAAAAATCCACCAACACGATTAGTAGTGAAAGCCATCCAGATTAATTAAATTTTATTTTGAGAAAAGCAAGTATATTTAGCTGTATTAAAAAATTATATGTTAAGTTTATATAAGTTAGGGTATTTATATGACAACAAGCTAGATAAAAATAATAAGATTAATAATAAGAATGTATTTGAGATTATTAATAGGATAATAAAAAAAATATTATTAAATGAATTATTAAAAACAAATATTTAAAGCTTTTAAACTATATAAAACTAGGACAAATTGTAGTATAGTAAAAGATAATTAAATATATTTATCAGGTGCTTTCCACCGATAAAGGCAAATCTAGTGAAAGCTAGAGACGCAAAGCTAAAGGGCCTTCCTTAGAAATAAGATGGTAGCCAGTTACCGAAAGGGGAGTTTTTATGTTAAAGCTACGTAAAGTAATTTCTTTATTAGTTATTATTTTATCAGTATACTCCACAGTAGTTTTTGCACAGGCTTCTACTCCAAGTATTGATAAAACCAAATTAGATGCTGGATTAGTAAGTATTAATTATAATCCTCAAAAACAAGTGACTACAAAAGTAATTATTAGTAAAGGGGATGTGAAGTATACTTATAACCTAAAATCAAATAATAGTTTTCCATTACAGTTTGGAGATGGAGAGTATACAATTTCTATTTTAGAAAATGTGGAAGGTAATAAATACAAGCTAGTAGAAAAAGAGGATGTTATTTTGAAATCAACAAATAAAAACGAAGTGTTTTTACAATCCATCCAAATGATTGACTGGAATAATGATATGATCCCTATTAAAAAGGCTAGAGAATTAACTAAGGATGCTAAAAATGATAAAGATAAAGTTACTGCAATATATAATTATATTATAAACAATATTAGTTATGATAATAATAAAATAAACAACATTAGCACAGAATATATACCTTCTATAGAGGAAACATTAAAAGTATCCAAAGGAATATGCTACGATTATTCAGCCTTATTTGCGGCAATGCTTCGAAGTGTAGATGTTCCTACAAAACTAATGATGGGACGTAAAAGTGATATTGATACATATCATGCTTGGAATCAAGTATACTTAAACGATACTAATGAATGGATTACTATAGATACTACTTATGATGCCGCTAAAAAAACAAAGTCACCTAATTTAATGATTAAAAACGAAAAAGAATATTCTATAGAAAAACAATATTAAATACTATTATTATGTATAAAAATTAATTGTATATAGAACTAAAGCAGTTGGCTTTTATTCAAAGCTAACTGCTTTTTAATATAAATAAGTAGTTTTAAGGCTTTAGAAAGCTAAACAATTAGTATATTTTAATAAACTAGAATGGTTAAGGACTTATTATTGAACTATGTTATAATAAACCTATCCTTCCAAGAAAGAAGGGAGGTGGATCACAATTGTCACAACCAACAAAAGAAAAAGAGTACATAGTAAAGCTTATAACAGCAATAGCAGCCTTAATTACAGCAATAGCAACGTTAATATCCGCAATAAAGTAGAAAAAGCAGGTGTTCGCGCACCTGCTTTTTCTTTTTCGTCACAATTGTCACAACACAATTATTTGATTTATTGATTATATATAATATACCACATTTGCGAAGATTTATGCAATATTATAATAAAATGTTTCTATATATAAATGAGTCATAGCATAAACTTTGTATTTAATTCCGAATCACATATAAAATTTAAATCTACAATTAATTGATGTTTTTATCGTGTAATAATAATAAAAAGCTTAATACATGCTGCAATTCCAATTAATATAGCAGTTAGACTCATTAGCGAAAAAACAAATTTGTTCCAACGAATGGAAGTGGGAGTTACATTTACAGGATTAAATTTTTCAGAACTTGTATACATTTTTTCAGCTAAAAAATTTAAATGTAATATTGCCAATATACCTGTAGGAAGTAGCAATGAAAATAATGCAAAGAATAGAATATCGCTGAATTTTTCCAAGTAAGTCACTCCTTTTATATATTATCTAGTTCCTAAACTATACCATTCATAATTATCTAAATCTGAAGTTTCAATCTTATCTTTAATAATATTCTGTAAATCAATTATTATATATGGATCTGCATATACTATTTCATACTTATCACTAGTTTTGTTCATAGCTCGTACTATTAGAATAAATGTTTCGCTATCATTTACTTGATACCCTTCTTTTAGTAAGTTAACATTTATGGGCTCAGAAATTAAATAATGAGTTATTTTATTTTGTTTAATTCTTTTCCATTCGTTTTTCACTGTTATCTCGGCATTTCCTATTAATTTGTTTTCAAACTCAGTCAGTTTACTTTCAAGGACGTACTTTCTGTAATTTTCAAGCACTGATTGCATGTTTATAAAAAATACAGCTAATCTATCCATTATTGAGTCTTGGATTGGAATAATATGTTACAGCCTCCAAATATATTTTGATTTTAGTGGCTATAGTGATATGGCAATAGGGCTTGGGAAATTATTTGGATTTGATTTCTTAGAAAACTTCAATTACCCATATATATCCCAGTCGGCTTCTGAATTTTGGAGAAGATGGCATATCTCTTTAGGTAGCTGGTTTAGAGATTATGTCTATATTCCCCTAGGAGGTAATAGGGTATATAAAATAAAATCATATATGAACTTATTTATAGTATGGTTTTTAACTGGTCTATGGCATGGCGCAAACTGGGCCTTTATTATTTGGGGTCTATATTATGGCGTTCTTATCATATTAGAAAAGGCCTTTTTAGAAAAGTTATTGAGGAGATTACCAAAAATATTGAGACATATTTATTTATTATTAATAGTGGTTAATAGTCCTTATTGGATGGATATTTTTCAGGGTGGACAATATAAGCCAGGGATTAGCCTTTATCAAAGTAATGATTGGATTAGGTACAAACCCAATAATCAATAACAATGTCTTAATCTATATCAATGATTATTGGTATATTATGATTGCATCTGGAATTTTTTCAACTCCAATAGTAAAAAAGATCAAGGATGCTGCTCTAAAAACAAACCAAAAATTATTGGAAAACAGTATAGCTTATGGACTTCATAGCTCGATACTTATTATTTGCATGTTTATAGTTATCGTTTTATTAAGTAGTTCTAGTTATAATCCGTTTTTATACTTTAGATTTTAGGAGATGAGGATCTTAAAATGAATAAGAAAAAAGCAAAATATATTGTAGTTCCGTTTTTAGTAATCATGTGAGAAAGATAAAAAAGTCCAGGAAGAAGATGTTATTGCTACCTTAAGAAACAAAAATAAATGGGATTATGGAGGAGCCTATATTAGAGGTAATGTTTGTAACATACTCAAAATAAAAAATGATAATGCTCTAACAGATAAAAAGATGCTTGTTTTTAGAGATTCTTATCAGGCACCTACAACATTAATGTTTGCTGATTTATTTAGTGAAGTTCAATTTATTGACCCTAGAAATATAGAGAATATTAAAATGAGTTATGAAGAGATTATCCAAAACAGTGATTCTGATATAGTTGTGTTTATGTACAATAGTTCCGGATTTGATTCTATGATTAAAAATATGATTGATAAAGGCATTAGTTAAAACAAATTGAGTGAAGAATATTATAAGAATAATTAAAGATCCAACTGAAGTGCACCTTAAATATTAGTCACGAATCTTCCGAATGCCGTTCGTATAAACTTTAAACTTAGACACTATACGATTATTCTGATTATTGCTACAACCGGAATCAAAGCAACTGATGCATTAAATGCTCACTTCAGGATCTTCGATATGTACACGTTCTTTATGCAGCTAGGCTTGGTGCAAGTGTAGACGATATATCAAAATAACTAGGCTGGAATGATACAAATCTTATTTATAAGTATCACGGTATTGTAGATAAGCTTATATATTCTGCAAATTCATATACCGAGGTATTCTTTGATCATATTTTAAATAAATAACGATCATTGTAGGTGAATAATTCTATCTTCTTTTGATCTATATTAAAATATTATTTTATATTATCATTATACATCTAAAAAGATGATAAGATATAGCTATTATTTAAATACTTGTAAAATTTCTTATGGATGACTTACATAGACATGTGAGACTTTACCATAATAATCGCTTAATTTTACAATAGCTACAGTAGTCGGAAATCCTATGTTTTCCCTATATTCAGTAGTATGTTTTATCATTATTCCAATGCCATAAGCTTTGTCTGGTACAACTTCAATGATTTTAGGTATTTGATTGTTTGTTATGAAATACTCATACCTCTCTTTACCTAAATCAACACTACCACTAAAGTTTATTGTCTGATTCGGATGATCATTATCTATAACCGCTTCCATTTCTCTTATCCATTTATCTACTTCGCTTATTTCATTCTGAACTTCTTTTGGAGCATTTTCAAATAAAATTATTTCATAACTCATTTTCTTATTTGCTTCTCTATTACAACCTACCAAAAATAGACTGCTACAAATAATTAATGCAACACCTAAGATGATATATTTACTTCTCATAATATCACTCCTTTTTATAATTCTTTTTATGTATAAAATCAGTAGTATTAGGTATGCATATTTTACATCAAATACGCAATAACCTACAATTATATTATACCAGTATTTCCCTTATCGTTAAATGTTTTTGTAAATATCACCATTATTTATTTTAACCTGTTCCTTTAATTCCCTCTGGGATGTCTAGGCCATGAACAACTGGTTCGCATACATATATATGATAAATAAGTACTTACTATCAAATACTATAATACACAATAGTAAAATTGCTTTCGCCGCCCGCCCGATGGCTTCTAGGGGAGGTGCGAGTCTAGATTCGATGCAAAATTTTGATAGGAAAATTAGCACTGTTGTTTTATGTTGGGTATTATGATATTTAATAGGAACATAGTATTATGGGAAGATTTTTGGAGGTGCTTTATGGAGCTCTTTTTAGATGAGTATGAGTTAGGGGTATTGAGTGTATTTGTTTTCAGACTAAAATCAGATACTGCAGCTCGTGACTATAAAAGAGAAATCAATAACTTTAAGAAGTTTATAAGTAAAGATATAGTAAGTGCTACTGACCAAGACGTAAATAATTACTTAGAGTTCCTGAAGAAAGAAGGGAAGGCTGCTACTATCATTCGGCGGATTTATAGCCAGCTGCTTGTAAGCTTGCAGATATACCTTTGTTTACTAGCATTGAAATATAAATACTTATAGTAAATATAGATTATTTTATACTATCACGAGACATCTGAAAAGACTCCTGAAGTGCAAGAGTCTTTTTAGATACTAGTTTGTACAGTTTATTATATATATCTAATATCTACATAGTCTAAACTATTAATATTAATTAGGTTATATTCAAAAGCTACTTTAATGCAGTGATTCATATATTATTTTAGCTTCATTTAATTTAGGTAATAGTGGTTTGTAGCGTTGTTCAGAATGAGCTAAAAGGTCTGCTTTTTGAAAACAGAAAAGGTATGGCATAAGCTCATCTCCTACCAAGTTAATTCCTTCTTTAACGCCTTCTACTGTAGGGATGATTTTATAATCATGATATTTAATAAGTCTACATATCTTATCTATAAAATCTACTTCATATCCGAGTCTTGTTAAAATTAGGTTTGCGATTATTACACTTGCTTCCTCATGTCCCTTAAAACTATCAACATTATTAACAGTAGTTTTTCTATAAGGTTTACCTATATCATGTAAAAGTGCTGTTATCTTTAAAGTTGAATCAAAATCTACTTTGTTCACTGTTTCTAATATGTGATCAAATACATTGTAAATATGATAAGGCATATTCTGTTCACAATTAACACAAATAATAAGTTCTGGAATAATTCTAAGGATTTCATCCCTGTCATCTTTTATATCCTTGCTTGAAACAAGTATATAGTTTAATTTCTCTTTATCTGCTGAATATGTCATACTATCTCTCCTTTTAATAAATCAATATATTATATATTGATCTGTATTACACTAAAAACCTAGTCCAACGCCTTTAATGGTGCTGGACTAGGTTTACCCATTCTAATTATTGTAACACAACCATTTTTTACTTTATATAAGTATATTTTTTTATGTCAGTCAGGCAGTTAATTATTTTGACCAATAGGTTGGTCGAACCAGCATCATAGGTAGCTTTGTAAGAGAATCACCCTTAGCTGTATTGAGTTGGGCTTGAGTAAGAAAGATGCTATTTGTGAGATTAGCTCCACTAAGATCGGCGTCTCGCAAATCAGCCCCGATGAGATCGGCCCCACTCAAATCGACTCCTCTAAGGTTTGCTGCAATAAGACATGCTCCCCTCAGGTCTGCACCTTTAAGATTGGTTTTTCTTAGGTCTGTGCCAAAATAATCTAATCGACGAGAGTTGGCATTCCGATTTCTTGAAGGAGTGTTCTTTCTACTGCGGGCTTTAGTACGCACCAGCTCACTGGTATTTTTAAGCAGTATGTTAACTTTGGCTCGATGATCTACCACATCCAGTGCTAATAGAGAGTCAACATCAAGAAGGGTAAGGTGTTCAGTATTGTACAGTAATGAACTTATCTCCTCTTTAATACCGTGGTCCGTTTGCAGGATAAATGCTTGAGTAAGATACCATAGCATTTCATGAAGCTGCCTCATAATCAGGAACGCCTCAAACATTTGCTTAGCAGATTCGGGGGCTTGTCTCCAGTCATGTCCGCCACAGGTAACTTGAGCTACCTTTTGACCAGCACCAAAGCAATCATAGGCAGTACAACCCTTAAGACCCTTATCCCTAAGATTTTTGTGAACAGAGCAGGTAAAGTTCGATTGTAAGTTTATGCAAGGCTTACCGGCATCTTTATTCGTTGGGAAACCTTCCGAAGCTGAAAAGTACAATGCTACACAGCATAGACCGAAACAATTTCCACAGTCAGCACTCAAT
Proteins encoded in this region:
- a CDS encoding collagen binding domain-containing protein; its protein translation is MIFQKSRKKRRISGFMILVMLLTVMSGVFTESFLVYANEGDTDLVEVSGEVVSTEDNENDNDNTAQEPEDLEELGPDENEEDIEGNEEETETIPEDEIEEVTPEEGTTEGILPIIPMIEPIEDPKDLGDIFTFKSLKVGEEEFDENSQSIIIEKDIIVKLEYGWEIESGVTVNSGDTASIKVPEAFKFPKDFNGNITVDTVDGKTIVGTFNLSAETNILEFVFNDEIASSGVKNGVVGFGVEFNLEKFNESTIQKIEFNDKVNKELTITLKPKEEATAITKAGEPDSKQDAKEITWIIDVINTENSKIKGAKVEDTIPAGLNLPTEIKVYPLTLGYNGSKNIGVERSITPTINDRTITVDLGEIESYSGYRIEFTTGIGDYSKTSFENTAKFSYDGSTPLEATSTPVKITRSKLIEKDGSQDGQKDIIEWTIDVNKAGRNITDAIVEDILPEGLVLIKDSIKIYELTKNGEDWIEADVTSEFNSGDISDISNIKLGNIGTKAYRIKFKTDIDYSKVNNGNYEKDGNSFTNKVILKDGSAEIDSSEKKVYVARKPILRKEGKSAEKYDDKTITWTIHVNEARHPINKAQITDLIPEGLKLNKDNIKIFKNNTEVNEGYTITTNPEKPTGKEDTTLTINLGDIDKDYYKIEYVTEITDFTEGKTFENRVYLTGYGVGNGGTIPPAPVKPKDNSYKKEFVSTDYEAKTISWRITIDPIKDPIANLKIIDTFPNKGLVLLEDTLKVEPGFERDTDYTIKPRTEDGVTGYQKGFEIEFKENALPLNKKITITYKTSFDPEKGIEENTANGLYENKAQFIGTTKSGKDIEKDSKDSTTVNTESWFSGKKEGKRIHEGEEGRTNGWISGKERKLQWEVYINYLKQSLGSSVTVTDTWEYEGLLDEDSIEVRQYKVNPNGTTDILNDSLVKGEDYTVSSNEDKKGFTLTFNKEVKERYVIIYTTSVDGKSKNEYMNRAEVKIGEQSSTYAGTVAYSEYNEFLSKEAINVNGTKVYTDDELNWEIIINRSLSEIENAKVVDTISPGLVYVVDSLKVYKIVGEEEVILTNRYTLETENNDLNETILTIEFQDKIDSKYVIRYSTVVSAETGEVNNKVSFSGSEEIEEIVETTKLSARQFSWVGGEIDPNKGNIKLIKIDGDSPNERIKDAEFQLYYYLNGENKLVGEPIKTDDDGVILFQNLSFRTYFLEEVNPPEGYQALEIPIEIKLYKEEVSEDYDNKTRTKTLEVKNYKLGSLAIKKVDSKDETKVLAGAEFKLKNTETNNEYILITDDNGLAKQENLPQGTYTLRETKPPKGYRLDSKTHTIVISGSDEEDKELHIDLSISNIKTPPQPVLGGLSIKKIDSKDSTVALSGAEFEVKDSKGEVVAVLTTDKNGVDTVTGLPLGKYTLVETKAPRGYDLDKTIHELTISSSITVNLVLKNIKVPTTPGGEDPDEPDKPDKPNKPNKPNEPDKPTEPVEPQEYVEPEEPETPVVEETIPEEVPVDDGVEVPDDGIPLGTITDFETEKLPQTGEGSPLMTYSVGLLLIILGWVTIRKKAAQ
- a CDS encoding class D sortase, coding for MKNRLSIKNVLAITLIVIGSGIILYPNLRNFYYDIKQQEIKNNYIESMSAIHAIDDDTNQDMDNIKDNIIEEDESLEDQMVHQSENKKMLELDKQWPVEATLIIEKIDLLMPILKGATKEHLNVSISSINNTGKPWEGNNYAIAGHRSRKYGRHFNRLNELEIDDEISVMDTKNNEFIYRVFSKEIVDENEISVLENCNKSELTLITCDPINVKNPPTRLVVKAIQIN
- a CDS encoding transglutaminase-like domain-containing protein, with product MLKLRKVISLLVIILSVYSTVVFAQASTPSIDKTKLDAGLVSINYNPQKQVTTKVIISKGDVKYTYNLKSNNSFPLQFGDGEYTISILENVEGNKYKLVEKEDVILKSTNKNEVFLQSIQMIDWNNDMIPIKKARELTKDAKNDKDKVTAIYNYIINNISYDNNKINNISTEYIPSIEETLKVSKGICYDYSALFAAMLRSVDVPTKLMMGRKSDIDTYHAWNQVYLNDTNEWITIDTTYDAAKKTKSPNLMIKNEKEYSIEKQY
- a CDS encoding MBOAT family O-acyltransferase, producing MFIKNTANLSIIESWIGIICYSLQIYFDFSGYSDMAIGLGKLFGFDFLENFNYPYISQSASEFWRRWHISLGSWFRDYVYIPLGGNRVYKIKSYMNLFIVWFLTGLWHGANWAFIIWGLYYGVLIILEKAFLEKLLRRLPKILRHIYLLLIVVNSPYWMDIFQGGQYKPGISLYQSNDWIRYKPNNQ
- a CDS encoding site-specific integrase — protein: MELFLDEYELGVLSVFVFRLKSDTAARDYKREINNFKKFISKDIVSATDQDVNNYLEFLKKEGKAATIIRRIYSQLLVSLQIYLCLLALKYKYL
- a CDS encoding HD domain-containing protein, with product MTYSADKEKLNYILVSSKDIKDDRDEILRIIPELIICVNCEQNMPYHIYNVFDHILETVNKVDFDSTLKITALLHDIGKPYRKTTVNNVDSFKGHEEASVIIANLILTRLGYEVDFIDKICRLIKYHDYKIIPTVEGVKEGINLVGDELMPYLFCFQKADLLAHSEQRYKPLLPKLNEAKIIYESLH
- a CDS encoding pentapeptide repeat-containing protein, with the translated sequence MIYTHEDKRNKELSADCGNCFGLCCVALYFSASEGFPTNKDAGKPCINLQSNFTCSVHKNLRDKGLKGCTAYDCFGAGQKVAQVTCGGHDWRQAPESAKQMFEAFLIMRQLHEMLWYLTQAFILQTDHGIKEEISSLLYNTEHLTLLDVDSLLALDVVDHRAKVNILLKNTSELVRTKARSRKNTPSRNRNANSRRLDYFGTDLRKTNLKGADLRGACLIAANLRGVDLSGADLIGADLRDADLSGANLTNSIFLTQAQLNTAKGDSLTKLPMMLVRPTYWSK